A genomic region of Solanum dulcamara chromosome 2, daSolDulc1.2, whole genome shotgun sequence contains the following coding sequences:
- the LOC129880469 gene encoding uncharacterized protein LOC129880469, with protein sequence MGPIVLTQLGLSVLAGAALVKSVMDQKTMMGSGQFPRCASCNGTGRVSCMCSRWSDGDVGCRTCAGSGRMACSSCGGTGTGRPIPVQISVRPPNRSP encoded by the coding sequence ATGGGTCCAATTGTTCTGACTCAATTAGGTCTGAGTGTATTGGCCGGTGCCGCTTTGGTGAAATCAGTGATGGACCAGAAGACCATGATGGGTTCGGGTCAGTTCCCTCGGTGCGCCAGTTGCAATGGAACGGGTCGGGTTTCTTGCATGTGCTCCCGCTGGTCAGATGGGGATGTGGGTTGTCGGACTTGTGCCGGGTCGGGTCGAATGGCTTGCAGCAGCTGCGGAGGTACAGGTACGGGTCGCCCAATTCCAGTTCAAATCTCTGTTCGACCTCCCAACCGTTCACCTTAG